From a single Rosa rugosa chromosome 7, drRosRugo1.1, whole genome shotgun sequence genomic region:
- the LOC133721044 gene encoding NDR1/HIN1-like protein 1, which yields MSSKDCGNHGHKMRRKRIRRCCAGLLIFNFILLVTILIIWAILQPSKPRFILQDVTVYNFNNTVPNVFSSSFQVTISSRNPNDKLGIYYDKLDVYATYRAQQITFSTLIPPTYQGHKDVNIWSPFIYGTDVPIAPYNSIALGQDQAAGTVLLLIKIDGRVRWKIGTFITGKYHLYVRCPAFITLGAKTTGIVVGENAVKYQLVQRCKVSV from the coding sequence aTGTCTTCAAAAGACTGCGGCAACCACGGCCACAAGATGAGGAGAAAGAGAATCCGCCGCTGCTGCGCTGGGCTCCTCATCTTCAACTTCATCCTCCTCGTCACCATCCTCATCATCTGGGCCATCCTCCAGCCGTCCAAGCCCCGCTTCATCCTCCAGGACGTCACCGTCTACAACTTCAACAACACCGTCCCCAACGTCTTCTCCTCCAGCTTCCAGGTCACCATCTCCTCTCGCAACCCCAACGACAAGCTCGGAATCTACTACGACAAGCTCGACGTCTACGCCACCTACCGCGCCCAGCAGATCACCTTCTCAACCCTAATCCCGCCCACTTACCAAGGCCACAAGGACGTCAACATCTGGTCGCCCTTCATCTACGGCACCGACGTCCCCATCGCTCCCTACAACTCCATTGCTCTCGGACAGGACCAGGCCGCCGGCACCGTACTTTTGTTGATCAAGATTGACGGCCGGGTGAGATGGAAGATTGGAACATTCATCACCGGGAAGTACCATCTCTATGTGAGATGTCCGGCTTTCATAACTTTGGGAGCCAAGACTACCGGAATTGTGGTCGGAGAAAACGCTGTCAAGTACCAGCTGGTCCAGCGATGCAAGGTTAGcgtatga